One Candidatus Atelocyanobacterium thalassa isolate ALOHA genomic window, CATATGCTCAGGGGATGGCTTTAATCGCTAAAGCTTCTACCGAATACTATAACGGTGAGATAAGCCTACCAGAATCATCTCGTATTTGGAAGGGTGGTTGTATTATTCGAGCTGGCTTCTTAGACAAGATCAAGAAAGCTTTTGTTGATAATCCAAGCTTACCTAATTTACTTCTAGCTCCTGAATTTAAGCAAACTATATTGGATCGTCAAGATGCTTGGCGTGAAGTTCTTGTATTAGCTAGTCAAGCAGGAATACCAGTTCCAGCTTTTAGCGCTTCTTTAGACTATTTTGATAGCTATCGTCGTGCAAATTTACCTCAAAATTTAACTCAAGCACAACGAGATTATTTTGGAGCTCATACATACGAGCGTATTGATAAACCTAGAGGAGAATTTTTCCACACTGAGTGGGCTTCATAGTTCTTCCTTTAATATTGATTTACAAATAAAATCCCTTTTTATAAGTAGAAAGGGATTTTATTTGTAAATCAATACTGAATCACCATTCATCTTTGTCTAATTTTTTTTTATCTGTTGACTTTAGGTTATCCCTTAAAGGATTGATAATTTTTAAAATAGCATCTTCTACAAAATTTTTAAGAAACATATCTTGTTTATTTAATTGAAAATTTCTTTGTACCACCTCTTTGATACCTCCTTTTCCCCAACTCTGATTATTAGAAAAATATTCAACGAAGCTTTGTCCTGCAATACGCGTTAAATAAGCGACTGTAACACTTTGTAAAACTTTTCCGACAAGAAAACTCGATATATTTAATTGTAATATTTTCCCTAAAACTTCGACAGCTCCTTTGGTTATTTGCAGACCTATTAAAGTTTTACCTAAAGATAAAGCTAGTTCCTTCCCTTCATCACTACTTAGCTTACATTCGTAAACTTGACCAATTTCGACTATCATTTGCGTGTTAACTGCTGCTGTCGCTAACATGTCAAAAAAAGGTAATGGATTAACAAGTACAACACCTGCTGTCACCCATTGGTATTGATTTATAACTTTATTACTTTGCTTACCTCTTTGGCTATCAATAATTTGAGACGCTTCTTTCTCCAAGCGTTGGGACTTGGTAATAATATTTTTAGAAATCAGTTCTTGTCCTTCTGCTCGTAAAATTATTACGATTTTTCTAATTAAAGTATTGATACTAGGTGATAAGTCTACCTTTTGTATCATTTCTAATTGTCTATTTTGAGGATTTGCAGATATTAAGATTACGTCTTCTACGAAAAGAAGATTTGTTGTTTTATTTTTTAAACTATTTAGAATTTTAATTCTATCTTTTTGAGAATAAAGATCTATTTTATTAAAAATTAATAATACTTTTTTACCAAGGCTATTAATAAATTTTAAAAATTGATATTCAGATTGGGATAAGTCATTATCTACGATAAATAGTAATAAATCTGATTGCAAGGATAATTGTTTTGCTAACTTTCCTCTTTTTTCCCCCTTTAATCCCATTTCTAAAATACCAGGAGTATCTGTGATTAAAACTTTACTAGATAGTCCTTTCAACTTAATACGATAACTTACCCCAATTTTAGTTGTTCCCATCGAAGAATTAACTTGACCTATTACTTCACCAACCAAAGAATTTATAAGAGACGTTTTGCCTACGGAGCCTTTGCCAAAGAGAATGACTTTAAATTCTTGTCTATCCAGATCATCTATTATTTCTTTAGAGCGTTTTAGTAAAGACTGTTTTAGAGCCTTATTTTTAATATTTTTTACACGATCAATAATAAGTTTTACATCTTGTAAAGAAATTTTTTTTCTATTTGTGAATTTAGATAAATAATTTTCCTTATATTTTGAATCAAATTTTCTGGCAAATAGTTTGTTATAGTAAAATGCCCAAGTATAGATTAAAAATCCTGATATTCCTGTTATTAAAAATATTAAAATATTAGCTAATAAGGGAGCAGTAAAAGAAATTTGTATATAAAGTTGATAAATAGAATTAACTAACCAGATAATTAATCCAAGAATTAAACTTAACCCAAAAATTAAGATAATCAAACGATAAAAAGGCATAAAAAATATATTGGTTCGCTAGTAGTAAAGTGAACTAAATTATATAAAATTGGATATAACTTAAAATGTGTTACTAAATAATACTTTGAGTTAAAACTTACAATCCCTAAGTATCAAGATAATTTGATTTTTTAAGATCTTAAATTGTAAGTAATTATAATTTATCGTAAAGCTTTAGTTACACTGAATGATTTCTAAACTGATGAAAACTAAAAATAAAATCGTACAATTTCAAGTGATTACTGTAAACAAAATAATTGATTTAAAAATTAATTCATACTTATTATTAACACATAACTTATAAATTTTAATGTAATTAACCATGCAATGAAATAACAGTATAAAGTAGCTCTGAAAATTACATCTTCTTCCTTTTTAAATTACATCAGTCTTTTTTTCTAATTTATTAATTAGATGCATTTTTAACAAACTCAATTAATTTAATGAAAACTGCTACTTAAAAGTTATATTACAATCTGACTAATATTTAAAATTAGTTGAAAAATATACAAACTTTATAAATATGACTCAATCAAGATTAATATCAGTTGGAATCGTTGGTGCTTCTGGATATGGAGGAATGCAATTAGTTAAGCTTTTACAAGAACATCCCTTAGTTGAAATTGTTTACTTAGGTGGAAAAGAAAGCGCTGGAAAATCTTATGCTGAGGTATATCCGCATTTAGGACATAAAATTAACTTGATAATAGAGCCTATTGATATTGATTTAATTATTGCTCGTTGTGAAGTCGTTTTTCTAGGCTTACCTAATGGCTATACTTGTGATATTGCCCCAAAATTACTTTCTAAAGGATGTAAAGTTTTTGATTTATCAGCAGATTACCGGTTTAAAAATTTACAAGTTTACAGCTATTGGTACAATAAAAAACGCAACGATATAGAAACTGCAAATTCTGCTGTTTATGGGCTGCCAGAACTATATCGTACTGATATTCAATCAACCTCATTAATTGGCTGCCCTGGATGTTATCCTACCGCTAGCTTATTAGCTTTATCACCTCTTTTAAAGCAAGGTTTAATACTTCCAGAAACCATTATCATTGATGCAAAATCAGGCACTTCTGGAGGAGGCAGGCAAGCTAAAATGAACTTATTACTTGCTGAAGCAGAAGGATCACTCGGTACATATAATGTTGTCAGACATCGTCATACACCAGAAATAGAGCAAATTTGTTGTGACTTGACAGGTCATGAAGTTAAAATTCAATTTACTCCTTATTTGGTACCTATGGTTAGAGGAATACTTTCAACTGTTTATGCAAGCCTTAGAGATCCAGGATTAATACGTGATGATTTATTAACTATTTACAATGCTTTTTATCGTTCTTCTCCTTTTATAAAGGTATTACCTAAAGGAGTTTACCCTCAAACAAAATGGGCTTCTGGAACAAATCTTTGTTACCTTGGACTTGAAACCGATCCACGTACAGGTCGAGTAATTGTTTTTTCTGCAATCGATAATCTTATTAAAGGACAAGCTGGTCAAGCAATACAATGTCTCAATATTATGATGGGATGGGACGAGACTCTTGGGTTACCTCAATTATGTTTTTATCCGTAGAAATAACTTAAAAACATTTATAGAATTTAATTACATATTTTATTTTAATAACAATATAAGCTGTGTAGTAGAGAAGAATTTAATTTATTATTATTTTATCAGTATTGTTTATACTAAAAACTATCGTATAAAGAAACTACGGATTTGATTTAGAATGATATTTTTCCCAATCCAAGCCTATAACAATTGTAATATCAGAAGCTAAGTTTCCAGTACTTTCTACAAGAACTTCACCTATTCCCAAATCTATCCTTAACGCTGCAGCTCCTATGCTATCTCCATTTTGCGCTATTATGCGCGTCTTAGAAAGATTTTCTGGCCATTGATGACTAATAAAAGTACGTTGGTACCCAGCATTTTTCAAGAAATCAACCACTTGTTGACCTAATTCAGGATTTTTAGTACTGTTCTGTACTGCTATTCTTAAGCTATTTGGTGCTGCTTCTTTTATACCTAAGTTAGGTACACCATAGTCGAAATATGTTGCAACCATATTTTTAATTTGATTATGGTCTGGCAACCAGTAACTCACTTTATGTTTACCATTTCCGTTAAAATTACCAGGAAGCATTAACATCTGTACGTTAGAACGTTGTATCTGAGACGCAAAACCAGATAAAGCTACTAACTCCTCAACAGTTAAATTAGTATCGATATAAGAATTAATAATTGACAATATTTCAGGTATTCTTAGTAGATTTTTAGGTTTTAGTGCTTGTTCAACTAAAGCTCTCATGAATATCTGTTGACGTTGAACTCTCCCAATATCACCATAACGATCATAACGGAAACGTAGAAAGGAAACAGCTTTTTGCCCATCTATATGTTGTTCGCCTTCCTTAATATTAATATAGAGATGTTGACTATGATCAGTGTATTTCATGTTTTTAGGAACATAAATTTTCACTCCTCCTAGAGCGTCAATTACTTTTTCAACTCCTTGTATATTGAATCTAACATAACGGTTTATTGGGACTCCACCTAATAAATTACTAATAGTTTCTGCAGCAAGAGAAGGACCACCATAATAATTAGCTTCATTTATTTTTCTAATTTCATGCTTAATAATTGCTTGAGTATCTCTAGGAATAGATAAGATACTTAACTTTCTAGTTATAGGATCAAATCTAGCGAGAACAACAGTATCAGATAAGCCTTTAAAAGAGTTGACTAAAGCATGATGTCCTAAGTTTTTTGTTGCTTTCTTATCATTTATTTCGGATGTTAAAACTTTCGTACCTAAAATGAGGACATTAACAGGACGACTTAATTTTGGAAGTCGTAAATTGGTATAAGAAATAGTTTCATTTTGGCTAAAAGCTTTTTCTTGATTTTCAGTTAAAGAACTTCTTTGCAAAGGCTTTGATGATAAAGAAATAGCTACTAGCACTCCAATAGTAGTTGACATGATGCTAACTATTATTAGTCCTAAGCTCATACGTGACCATTTGATATTTTCTCCTTTATTTTCAATAGAAGATTTCTGATTAAATAAATTATTAGGATTTTTTTTCTTAAATGACACAGCTTTCTTTACACCTTAAGTATCTTAAATATATTTTAAAACTTTTTTCTTAACACAATTTCAACTGTTTTTATGAGTCATAATAAACTTTCATGACAGTTATTGAAAGAACGAGAAAATAATCAAACTTCGCTTTAATTATTTTTTTTATCTAATTCGATATTCAAAGGTAATTTAACCTTAACTTAAATAGATTAAAAATGAATGCATAATATGCATAACTGATTCTGATTAAATTAAATATTTCTTTATGTAAATGTCTCTAAGGTATAAATAAAGGGTAATTAATTTATATCTTAAAACTAATATAAGATACTTTTTAGTCTAATTTAATTTAGCTAAACAAATATAATGATACTACTCTGGAGTATGTGCAATAAAGATTATTTTTTTATAATAAGTTTTAATTAAATAGTTAGATAAAACAACATTCATTATTTCAAATAAAACCCTCTAATATCCTTAGAGGGTTTTATTTGAATAACACAATAGATATGTTAATTATCCTAAAAGCATTTTGGCTTTAGCAATAACATTTTCAATGGTAAAACCAAATTTTTCCATACATACTTTACCAGGAGCAGAAGCACCAAAAGAATCAATACTAATGGTATCTCCCTCAGTACCTACATACTTTGTCCATCCTAAGCTAATACCTGCTTCTACAGACAATCTCTTTGTTACAGCTTTAGGCAGCACAGACTCTTTGTAAGCTGCATTTTGTGCTTCAAATTTTTCCCAACAAGGCATAGAAACCACTCGAACTTTTTTACTCATATTTGATAATTGTTCAGCAGCAGATACACACAAACTAACTTCAGAACCTGTTCCCATAAGAATAATATCAGGTTCACCATCGCAATCAAGTATGGTGTATGCTCCTTTATCAACTCCTTCTATAGAGGTTCCAGCCAAATTAGGTACGTTCTGACGAGTAAGTACTAGTAAAGTTGGTAAATTACTTTGTGCATTTTCAATCGCAATCTTATAAGCACCTGAACATTCATTCCCATCAGCAGGCCTTATAACTGTTAGAGTTGGAATTGCGCGTAAAGACATTACAGTTTCTACTGGTTGATGAGTAGGCCCATCTTCTCCTTGTCCAATAGAATCATGAGTCGTTACCCAAATTACTCCTGCTTGAGATAAAGCAGATAGCCTTATAGAAGCTCTTACGTAATCAGTAAAAATTAAAAATGTAGCACAATAAGGTATCAAACCAGAGTTATGGAGTGCTATTCCATTACAGATAGCTCCCATAGCATGCTCTCTGACCCCAAAATGAACATTACGATTCTCGTACTGTCCCTTCTGGAAATCTCCAGAATTTTTAAGTTCTGTTAAATTAGAATGAGTTAAATCTGCTGATCCTCCTAGTAACTCAGGTAATACAGGAGAAAGGTAATTCAACATATTAGCAGAATACTTACGAGTAGATAATCCAGCTTCTTCTGGAGTGAAACTTGGAAGTACCTGAGTCCAATTTTCAGGAAGTCTACCACTCATATAACGTTCAAATTCAGCAGCTTCTAGAGGATATTTTGCTTTGTAATCATTAAGAGTAAGATTCCATTGTGATTCATGATCTACACCTCTATCAATAGATTTGCCCATATGAGTGAGAACATTTTCAGGTATGACGAAAGGTTCATATTCCCAACCTAAATTTTGTCGAGTAAGTGCAATCTCCTCTGCACCTAAAGCAGCTCCATGAATTCCAGCAGTATTTTGTCTATTAGGAGAACCGTAGCCGATAGTAGTTGTGACCTTTATCATTGTAGGTTTATCGGTAACTTGCTTGGCTTTTTCAATAGCTTCAGCGATCGCCACTAAATCAGTATTACCATTTTCTACATGTAAAACATGCCATCCATAGGCCTCAAAACGTTTAGACACATCTTCTGTGAATGCTACATCAGTAGAACCATCAATAGAGATATGATTATCATCATAAAGGGCAATCAATTTCCCCAGTCCCCAATGTCCTGCAATAGAGCATGCTTCGCTGGCAACCCCTTCCATGTTACAACCATCACCTAAAATGACATAGGTATAGTGATCAACGATAGTAGCATCAGGCTTGTTAAACTTAGCTGCTAAATGTGCTTCTGCAAGAGCCAGCCCAACACCATTAGCGATGCCTTGCCCTAAAGGACCAGTAGTTACTTCAATACCATCAGTCTCAAAATTTTCAGGATGTCCAGGAGTTTTCGAACCCCACTGGCGAAATTCCTTAATATCGTCAATAGTTACACTGTCGTAGCCAGTTAAATAAAGCAAAGCATAGTGCAACATACTGCCATGTCCAGCAGACAGAATAAAACGGTCACGATTAAACCACTTTGGGTTCTTAGGATTAAACCGCATAAATTTATCCCATAAAACAAATGCCATTGGAGCTGCGCCCATTGGCAACCCTGGGTGACCTGATTTTGCTTTTTCAACAGCATCAACAGCTAAAAAACGAATAGAGTTAATACAAAGTTCTTCGAGCGACCGGGTAGCAGCAATCATAATTTTTTCTAAAATGAACTACAGTAATATAATGATTCAGCATGGAGTAGAAAACTTATCAGTTGTCAGCTACCCCAGATTTTGTCTTTATCATCCCACTCTAATGTAACGATGGGAAGACGTGGAATCAAAATCTTATTGAAATATTTACATTTTCTTCAGGATCAATAGCTTATCTACTATCTAGTCTTTAAGTATTATTAAAATTAAACACTATTTTCTCAACAATTCACATTCCATACATGAGTAATAATTGAAACTTATTGTAACTATCTAAACACTTTTATATTTATGTTGTTCTGCATTTACTTTGAAAGAAAAAAGTTAATTGCATACAAGTAAATTATCATACATTGTTTAATTTATCTAAAGTAGCTAAAATATGATATTCAAAAGTTCTTAGGAATTTTTAAATATCATATTTGATTTCATATTCTTAGACTACATTTAGTCACATATTTATCTCAATACACAACTTTAAATTACTTATATTTAATGTATTTCTGTTTTGTTATAGTAATTCATTTTTGATAAGATTAAAGCATCGCATAATAAGCATCATATATCTCTGCTAATCCTCTCTATGAAACCCTTAGTTCCTTTTTTGAAGGATTTGTAAAATAACCATATTAAAAAGTTTTCGAAATCATTATGGTATAAATTCGAAATATAAATATTTATGTAGGGTTGCAAGCAATCTCAAGGTTACGTTAAATTTAATTAGGTTTAGAATTATTTTTTGAGCATACTGTTGATACTAAACACAGCTTCTTGATACAAACACATATATCGCTAAATCGAGTCTTGATAACAAAGAGAAACCTTAACTTATGAAAATATCTTGGAGAATTCTACTACTCTGGACTTTACCTCTTCTAATGGTTTGCTTTTTTCTTTGGCAAGGTCAATTCCTTCCAGCCTCGGAGCAATTAGGAAATAGTGCAGCCAATAAACGTATAACTTACGGGCGTTTTTTAGAATATCTAGATACTAATCGTGTTGCTGGTGTAGATCTTTATGAAGGCGGACGCACGGCTATTGTAGAAATAGTAAATCCTGAATTAAAAGATCAAGTGCAACAATCACGAGTAGACTTGCCAACATACTCTCCTGGCCTAATAGCAAAAATACGTTCATCTCATATAAGAATAGAATCTCATCCAATTAGCAATGAAGGAGCTATATGGGGGTTTTTAGGAAACTTACTATTTCCTATTTTACTTATCGGATCACTATTTTTTCTTTTTCGTCGTTCCAGTAATTTACCGGGAGGACCTGGGCAAGCTATGAGCTTTGGTAAATCAAAAGCTCGTTTTCAGATGGAAGCAAAAACTGGCATTATGTTTCATGATGTAGCTGGTATTGATGAAGCAAAAGAAGAGCTACAAGAGGTCGTAACCTTTCTTAAAGAGCCAGAACGTTTCACTGCTGTAGGAGCAAAGATTCCTAAAGGAGTATTATTAGTTGGTCCTCCAGGAACTGGTAAAACTCTTTTAGCTAAAGCTATTGCCGGGGAAGCAGGAGTGCCTTTTTTTAGTATCTCTGGTTCTGAATTTGTAGAGATGTTTGTAGGTGTTGGTGCTTCTCGCGTCCGTGATTTATTTAAAAAAGCCAAAGAAAGTGCTCCTTGCCTAATTTTTATTGACGAGATAGATGCTGTTGGCCGTCAAAGAGGTGCTGGGATTGGTGGCGGAAACGATGAAAGAGAACAAACTCTTAACCAACTATTAACAGAAATGGATGGTTTTGAAGGGAATACAGGAATAATAATTATTGCTGCTACTAATCGTCCAGATGTTTTAGATTCTGCTTTGATGAGACCTGGACGTTTTGATAGACAAGTTATGGTTGATGCACCTGATTTTAAAGGTAGAGTTGAAATTTTAGAAGTTCATGCTCGTAACAAAAAATTAGCTGATGATGTTTCTCTTAAATCTGTTGCAAGAAGGACTCCTGGCTTTAGCGGAGCAGATCTTGCTAATCTGTTAAACGAAGCCGCGATACTTACTGCCCGTCGTCGTAAAGAAGCCATAACAACTTTAGAAATAGATGATTCGATTGATCGTATTGTCGCCGGTATGGAGGGAACTCCACTAGTTGATAGCAAGAGTAAACGTTTAATTGCTTATCATGAAGTTGGTCACGCAATTGTTGGTACTTTAGTAAAAGATCACGATCCAGTACAAAAAGTTACTTTAATTCCTCGTGGTCAAGCTCGTGGATTAACTTGGTTTACGCCTAATGAAGAACAAGGACTGATAACCAAGACACAATTAATCGCTCGTATAGCAGGTGCTTTAGGAGGACGTGCAGCTGAAGAAGAGGTCTTTGGATATGATGAGGTTACAACTGGCGCCGGAAGCGATTTGCAGCAAGTTTCTGACGTTGCCCGCCAAATGGTAACTCGTTTTGGAATGAGTGATTTAGGACCTTTATCCTTAGAGAATTCTTCTAGCGAAGTTTTTCTAGGAGGGGGACTAATGAATCGGGCTGAATATTCTGAAGAAGTTGCCATGAAAATTGATAATCAAGTGCGTACTTTGGCAAAACAAAGTCATGAGATAGCCAAAAAACTCATCAGAGATAATCGTGAAGTAATTGATCGTCTTGTAGAATTACTCATTGAAAAAGAAACAATCGATGGTGAAGAGTTACGAAAAATTGTAGCTGAATATACTTACATACCTGAAAAAGAGCAATTTATATCATAGTTATAATGTGCTCACCCAATTTAGACGCTTAAATGCGTCTTTTTTATTGATTTTTTAAATTCAAAATGGAATATATGAACAAAGATAGGTAATATTGTTAGAGTGTAGCTAAGCGTTTGCTTAATATCTTAACTCTACGTTTGGCAATTTTATTATTTAAATCGCTTTTTAAAGTTTGTTCGTATGTTTCAACAGCTTTTTCTATCATTTGCTTTTTCTCATAGGCATTAGCCAAATTATTTAGTGCAATTATGTATTGAGGATGAAGTTTAATTGCATTTTTGTAGTTACGAATTGCTAAATCTATCTGTTCTTGAGATAGATAAGAAAAACCTAATGCGTTGTATATTAAAGCCTGATTTTCTGGCTCTAAATTCTTACCTATTTCAAGACCTTTGTTAAATAAATTAGTTGCTTGAATATATAATTTTTTATTGAGATATAAACTTCCTAATTCATAATATTCTTGAGCTGAACCTTTTTCTTTTTGTAGTTTTTTCTGCAATTTGTAGAATTGTTTCTCAGTACGAGTAGTTCTTATGGTTTGTATAGAGACAAAAAAAACTAACGTTCCTAGGAGCAAAACAACGCCTGACAAGTAAATAGTTGGTAGAAGTTCATTCATTATTTTTATACTTAATAATTTTTATACTTAATATATGACTATTGAATTATAGTGTTTTTCAACTGAAAAGATAACTTTTCTAAGGAAGACCCCAATACTTAATTCGTTGATCTAACCAGCCAGATATTTTTAGACGATAAATTGATTGATTAATAATATTTCGTAGATCAGAGGATTTTAATCCTTTTGGGATTCCAATTCCTAAGCTTTTTGAAGAAAGTCTTAGAGATAGTGTATGGTATTGCGGATATTCCTGAATCCATCCTGTTAAAATACTATTGTCTGCGGCAAAAGCATCTACTTTTTGGCTTTCCATCAATTTAAAGGCTTCTTGATAAGAATCAACACCAACTAAGTTTGTTTTCGGAAAGTTGGAACGAATAACAGAGATAGTATCAGAATGATTAATTACTGCTATTGTCGAATTAAATAAATCCGATGAATCTTTTATTTGATGTTTCTTTGTAATAATTCCTGTACTATCTAGATAATAATAAGAACTAAAATTAATTAAACGAGAACGAAAAGAATCAATTGTCATTCTTGCAATTACTATATCTACCTCACCATCAATGACTGTTTGTAAACGCTCTTGATTATTTACAAACTTAAAAAGTATTGCATTAGAATCACCTAAAATATCTTTAGCTAATTGCTTTGCTAAATCAATTTCTAATCCCTCTAGTTGATTTTTACTATTAAGGAAGCCTAAAGGACGAGTATTATTTTTTACAGCAATAATTATTTTTTTTCTTTCTCTAATTTCTTCTAAACTAGCAGAAAGAACAATATTATGATTTAGAACTAATGCAAAACTAACAATAAAAGTTAAAAATAGTTTATACATTTTTAGAGAATTAAACATTAGTATCTTTACTTAAAAGAACAAATTACATTGTAAAAATTGATATTATTTAAAATAATTAATTTTTTTGATATCAAAAATAACAATGTATTTTTAATAAAGAAAAGTTATTTTTACATAAAAAATAGTATGGTCGATAATAAAAGCAAGATCCAGCATTATATTAAAAATAATTGTTTGAATCTTGTATATTACGCAAGTAAAAAGGTTTTTATTTGAAGGGTAATTTTTTTACTAAAAAAATCAGTCTAAAATTATAAATTAGAAAAGATAATGATTTTTATCGCTTATTAGTATGATTTTGAAGTTCTGACGTAATTTCCATAGAACTAAATTGTAACCTTTCTAAATCAAATAAAGACATTGATTCTATACCAAAAGCAGCAATACCCATACTTACTAAGCCTGTAGCTACAGCACCCATAGCTACAGTACCGAAAGAAATAAGCCCCATGGGAACAATCCCTATAGCAATAATTCCCATAGGTGCTATTCCAATGGAAATATAACCAGTAGGACTAATACCAATAGAAATTAATTTATTTTTTTTTGTTCCACATTCTCCCATTGATTGAACATCAACGATTTTTTCTGCTCTTAATTTAGACATCATAAATCTACTATAATAAAAAAATTTATCACGTCATATTCTACTTATAAATATACAAAGTCGTCAAAAGACACTACATAAAACTTATTGAGCAATATATATTTTTCAGAATTATTATAAATGGTCTTATCCTATAAAAGAGAAGAAAGTTAGAAATAATTATCTTGCTAAAAAGTCTATAATTAGAAAAAATAAAATTTTTCTATAATTTAATTGCTATAAGCATTATTAGTAATATTTAAAATGATTAGATCAGGAAGAACAATTGCAGCGATTGCAACAGCAGTAGTTCCAGAAGAAGGAAGTGTTGGCATAGTACGTCTATCAGGAGACAAAGCTTATGCTATTGCAAAAAAAATATTTATAGCTCCTGGAAAGCAACAATGGGAATCTCATAAAGTTCTTTATGGTTACATTCATTCATCAAAAGATTCGCGAATTATTGACGAAGCTTTACTTATATTGATGTTAGCTCCTCGTTCTTATACTCGCGAAGACATTGTAGAATTTCATTGTCATGGAGGAATAATAGTAGTTCAGCAAGTTTTA contains:
- a CDS encoding YcjF family protein, producing the protein MPFYRLIILIFGLSLILGLIIWLVNSIYQLYIQISFTAPLLANILIFLITGISGFLIYTWAFYYNKLFARKFDSKYKENYLSKFTNRKKISLQDVKLIIDRVKNIKNKALKQSLLKRSKEIIDDLDRQEFKVILFGKGSVGKTSLINSLVGEVIGQVNSSMGTTKIGVSYRIKLKGLSSKVLITDTPGILEMGLKGEKRGKLAKQLSLQSDLLLFIVDNDLSQSEYQFLKFINSLGKKVLLIFNKIDLYSQKDRIKILNSLKNKTTNLLFVEDVILISANPQNRQLEMIQKVDLSPSINTLIRKIVIILRAEGQELISKNIITKSQRLEKEASQIIDSQRGKQSNKVINQYQWVTAGVVLVNPLPFFDMLATAAVNTQMIVEIGQVYECKLSSDEGKELALSLGKTLIGLQITKGAVEVLGKILQLNISSFLVGKVLQSVTVAYLTRIAGQSFVEYFSNNQSWGKGGIKEVVQRNFQLNKQDMFLKNFVEDAILKIINPLRDNLKSTDKKKLDKDEW
- the argC gene encoding N-acetyl-gamma-glutamyl-phosphate reductase; translated protein: MTQSRLISVGIVGASGYGGMQLVKLLQEHPLVEIVYLGGKESAGKSYAEVYPHLGHKINLIIEPIDIDLIIARCEVVFLGLPNGYTCDIAPKLLSKGCKVFDLSADYRFKNLQVYSYWYNKKRNDIETANSAVYGLPELYRTDIQSTSLIGCPGCYPTASLLALSPLLKQGLILPETIIIDAKSGTSGGGRQAKMNLLLAEAEGSLGTYNVVRHRHTPEIEQICCDLTGHEVKIQFTPYLVPMVRGILSTVYASLRDPGLIRDDLLTIYNAFYRSSPFIKVLPKGVYPQTKWASGTNLCYLGLETDPRTGRVIVFSAIDNLIKGQAGQAIQCLNIMMGWDETLGLPQLCFYP
- a CDS encoding LCP family protein — protein: MSFKKKNPNNLFNQKSSIENKGENIKWSRMSLGLIIVSIMSTTIGVLVAISLSSKPLQRSSLTENQEKAFSQNETISYTNLRLPKLSRPVNVLILGTKVLTSEINDKKATKNLGHHALVNSFKGLSDTVVLARFDPITRKLSILSIPRDTQAIIKHEIRKINEANYYGGPSLAAETISNLLGGVPINRYVRFNIQGVEKVIDALGGVKIYVPKNMKYTDHSQHLYINIKEGEQHIDGQKAVSFLRFRYDRYGDIGRVQRQQIFMRALVEQALKPKNLLRIPEILSIINSYIDTNLTVEELVALSGFASQIQRSNVQMLMLPGNFNGNGKHKVSYWLPDHNQIKNMVATYFDYGVPNLGIKEAAPNSLRIAVQNSTKNPELGQQVVDFLKNAGYQRTFISHQWPENLSKTRIIAQNGDSIGAAALRIDLGIGEVLVESTGNLASDITIVIGLDWEKYHSKSNP
- the ftsH2 gene encoding ATP-dependent zinc metalloprotease FtsH2, whose product is MKISWRILLLWTLPLLMVCFFLWQGQFLPASEQLGNSAANKRITYGRFLEYLDTNRVAGVDLYEGGRTAIVEIVNPELKDQVQQSRVDLPTYSPGLIAKIRSSHIRIESHPISNEGAIWGFLGNLLFPILLIGSLFFLFRRSSNLPGGPGQAMSFGKSKARFQMEAKTGIMFHDVAGIDEAKEELQEVVTFLKEPERFTAVGAKIPKGVLLVGPPGTGKTLLAKAIAGEAGVPFFSISGSEFVEMFVGVGASRVRDLFKKAKESAPCLIFIDEIDAVGRQRGAGIGGGNDEREQTLNQLLTEMDGFEGNTGIIIIAATNRPDVLDSALMRPGRFDRQVMVDAPDFKGRVEILEVHARNKKLADDVSLKSVARRTPGFSGADLANLLNEAAILTARRRKEAITTLEIDDSIDRIVAGMEGTPLVDSKSKRLIAYHEVGHAIVGTLVKDHDPVQKVTLIPRGQARGLTWFTPNEEQGLITKTQLIARIAGALGGRAAEEEVFGYDEVTTGAGSDLQQVSDVARQMVTRFGMSDLGPLSLENSSSEVFLGGGLMNRAEYSEEVAMKIDNQVRTLAKQSHEIAKKLIRDNREVIDRLVELLIEKETIDGEELRKIVAEYTYIPEKEQFIS
- the tkt gene encoding transketolase, which codes for MIAATRSLEELCINSIRFLAVDAVEKAKSGHPGLPMGAAPMAFVLWDKFMRFNPKNPKWFNRDRFILSAGHGSMLHYALLYLTGYDSVTIDDIKEFRQWGSKTPGHPENFETDGIEVTTGPLGQGIANGVGLALAEAHLAAKFNKPDATIVDHYTYVILGDGCNMEGVASEACSIAGHWGLGKLIALYDDNHISIDGSTDVAFTEDVSKRFEAYGWHVLHVENGNTDLVAIAEAIEKAKQVTDKPTMIKVTTTIGYGSPNRQNTAGIHGAALGAEEIALTRQNLGWEYEPFVIPENVLTHMGKSIDRGVDHESQWNLTLNDYKAKYPLEAAEFERYMSGRLPENWTQVLPSFTPEEAGLSTRKYSANMLNYLSPVLPELLGGSADLTHSNLTELKNSGDFQKGQYENRNVHFGVREHAMGAICNGIALHNSGLIPYCATFLIFTDYVRASIRLSALSQAGVIWVTTHDSIGQGEDGPTHQPVETVMSLRAIPTLTVIRPADGNECSGAYKIAIENAQSNLPTLLVLTRQNVPNLAGTSIEGVDKGAYTILDCDGEPDIILMGTGSEVSLCVSAAEQLSNMSKKVRVVSMPCWEKFEAQNAAYKESVLPKAVTKRLSVEAGISLGWTKYVGTEGDTISIDSFGASAPGKVCMEKFGFTIENVIAKAKMLLG